Proteins encoded together in one Candidatus Sulfotelmatobacter sp. window:
- a CDS encoding DUF4242 domain-containing protein translates to MPQFVIEREIPGAGNLSDAEIQEVSKKSVGVLKDMGPEIRWLHSYVTGDKVYCVYLAPDEDAVRDHARRVGIPANRISAVRRLIDPSSAG, encoded by the coding sequence GAGCGCGAGATTCCCGGCGCAGGCAATTTGTCAGACGCGGAAATTCAGGAAGTCAGCAAGAAATCGGTTGGCGTGCTCAAAGACATGGGCCCGGAAATTCGCTGGCTGCATAGCTATGTCACGGGCGACAAAGTTTATTGCGTGTACCTCGCCCCCGATGAGGATGCCGTTCGCGATCATGCCCGCCGCGTCGGGATCCCTGCCAATCGCATCTCGGCGGTGCGGCGACTCATCGATCCCAGCAGCGCGGGCTGA